CCCTTATCCATCTCTCACCTACCATCTTCCTCCAATCACAAAATTCTAAAAGCATCTCCAAGTCACCACCAAATTTTTGTTTAGACGTAGTCCGTCTTCTATACTCTTCTAAAACATGGTTCAAATTGCTACCAAGTCATGTATGTATGGTCCCAATattcacacacacacaaaaagtCTCCTTGGGCCTTAGAAATTAAATAGTGACATCAATTACTCCCATCCTTTTAGGTTGCTGttgtctttcttttttagttcgAATCTGTTCGACATTATTgttaaaaattacttatttttagaatattttttttaaaaagagtgcttttgaaaaaataataatttaagtttgattaattaatttgaaaagtaCTTTTCATAAGCAAATTGCGTTTGACTGAtcgttttaaaaaaatgcttttGAGAGACAATTACGAAAAAAGACAATCattaatgtacttttaatatttaaattattttatagagagaacttattttaaatatctattataaaaaaattaattaaacttttattttattaaattaaaatgtacctatttaaatattcaatcaatattatatccTTTTTGGGAAGgttaaaatctttaatttttacttttttctcttttttctaaccttacaaaatattgttattatctttttttgttctaattctgtaaaataatatgtaaaatataaaataataatatataaacgtaaaataaaatataaaatttattatatcaaaataaaaaaataaaattcttaaattaaatttaaccaaattatgagatatgttaattaataaataagagctatattgataaatatgtatgtatgaacggaatattttagtcttgagaaaaataattttttgtttctacttctactttttttaagaagcaaaaaatttttagtttctttccaacaacagaaaaattatttatttactgaGTTGCCTAgtaatttttcaacaaaaataatttttttcctcaaaacaaATGTTTCTAGCCtctcaacaacaataacatgcTCCAATAAAATTGCTCTTGTACTCTCCCATTTTAGTTGGTGTGTTATATTAATTCTCTTTCTCTAAGATGatgttttctttatttgaaaaagacaattataaattttctattttgttgtGAATGTATAGTACTTGTTATAGTCATGTAGATATTATGACATATTTTATGatcattaattttgaaatatttatagttatataaatattatgacatatttaatatataacatatatcataagagtctattttttttttaaatttaaacatGGTGTCGATTTAAAttacatcaaaaaataaaaaacagaggaagtaatatctattagtggtgtaaaaattagttaaaatattaCGGAAAAAACAACTACAAAGTATTGAATAAAAGACATATTATCTAGGAATTCTTTTACATCTGACGCGAATTATTAATTGAACATTTAAACCATTAATTATCTTAATTACCTATGTAAACTTAGTTATTTGGTGGACTTTAATATCATCTGACCGTTCAATCTCAATCAAAAAGTTTGAAGAGTTTGATTCTATGTTGTGACTGTTCCgctttcattttttcaaaataaaaataaaggaggGTGGAAAattggttttctttttttttccttttggcGTTTTCTTTCTCATGCACcgcatttaaaaaaaaaatactccctccgtttatgTATCGGTCAGTTCGATTTTAAGTATTATCATTTGAATTTAtcagtttttaatttttaaatatgctaaactAATAACTAGatcaataagatatttgttattgattttttgtctttaacggctcgatttaaccaataagaaaatactttcaaaacaaatatatgatttGTCCAATAATTTAATGCGatacatgcatatatcgaaacAAGCAGATCAGACTAAATTGCAACAATAAAGATTAAAGTAATACCAAAATCTAAAAGGTAAATGTAGAGGCTAGAGTTAAGTAGTGTTAATTGTATATGGTCTTTATAATTATAGTCTAATATAatgattatattaatattttttgtttgatatttatgtatgactaaaaattaaaatagtaaattactaTATCTTAATGGGTTATCTATTAACCCAATAactcaatattaaaaaatcaatattgaACCGATaatccaataatttttttataaaataagcaaataacTATTAACTcaataacaataaatcaataacactTTTTCGGTTCGGATTATCGGTCGGTCtaatttttgcacacccctacttccgtttctatttatatgtcatccttACTAAAGTATGtatgttttttaatatttgtcatttcacaaaaccaatacataaataacactattctttctattttatccttgagAGTTATTAGCGTTGAAAGTATAAATTTAACAAACATAggaaaactaaataattaatttatgttcattggtcaattaaattaattacttatattcatttattgaaaacttgacttcaagAAATCACTAAATAAGAATATCATGATAATTTTATCTAATTTCTTAAAGAGCATGAGatttaaaataatgacatataaataaaaatggagagAGTACATTTTAGACAAAATTAAGCAAATAGGTTAACAAATTGTATAGTACCAAAAATCGAACATCTAAAAACTGAAACAAATAGTTGGATGTCTCTAGAGTTCAATTGGATTATGAGGAGATAAGTTACTGAATAAAATAATAGCTTATacagaacaacaacaacaacaatatgaaATGATTAAAACTTCAATATAATTAGATCAAACagaccccccaaaaaaaaaactgcaaCGATTTGAAGATGGGGGCACCAAAGGGATGTTCATGGTTTAATTTAGATAAGTTAttggttaaaattaaaattaaattaatttacttaatttttaaatttctaaaatcaaatcatatcaaatgaaaaataatcatTGATTTGGTTATTGTCGGATTGGTTCggtttagtttgattttttttatttttcaatttgaaagTAATGATTTTTTTAGGATGACACAGACACCTAGTACATGAACAATCCACAAGAAAGCTACTGATGAttcaattaagcaatactagagTTATTATTATACGAACAAAATAATGCAATTAAGAGAAAATGTGACTATCTTATGTGAGGTAGGGTAGGTAAACACTAAAGTGATGAATTTTGATAGACTTGAATTTAGGGGTGTAATAgtttggctaaaatttaagtattgggtttgagaaaataataaagttaaagacttaagttagttaaaatttaacaaaatatttatattttatttataaataataataaaatttatatatctaatttctCGGTTCAGTTTAGTTAtagtaaaaccaaaatcaaaccaaatagtgttggctttcaaaattttaaaaatcaaacttaaccaaatattgatttttttaatcgaTTTGATTCGAATTgcggtttgatttgatattttaaccataaccatgaacagcCCTAAGCACCGCTATGTTTCTGGGCTTAAACATGCAATGTTGTGAGATAAAGTCATGGCTTTAACCAGTGTATTCAGATGAGTTTTAATGATGAGAATACACAATTAAATATATCATCATTTCTTAGACCATCTCtctcgatatatatatatatatatatatttaaaaaattatcgaGTGTATGTGCATTCTCACTATGTCATGTGGTCGCCTCTATCTAACACTCAATTGGAAAGAAAACTTTCTTTTGCTTGAGCTATTTGCAAATAATGACAATATTGCAATTGTTAATGCAGTGCTAACTACCTTTCTATGATTCTTCCATCTGTTGAATTATTAAACTATATTGGGTATTGGCATACCTTCATATCACCTACAAATAATTGAAACGCATCAACAAAAATAATCGCTCAAACTGGTAAAATAAGCaactaaaacataattaaaatttctCATATGATAAgaacataatatttttctttttgtcaatAATAAAATGGTCATTCAACTTTTAAGGGGTATTTTTCGTATTTTAATTCTCAACATGGGGCTTGCCACTTATGGTATAGAATTATGATATCCAATTCTACATCATATCCaataactcaaaatttaaacacataataaagtaatttattaaagtagaaaaaaaagttttaacgAAAAAGATGACAATAAGCTAGCGTTTCTCCATAGATTTTCAAATAATCTTGGCAtatttgggtgaaaatttgggtgaaatttcaccatgtgtttggtcatagtatttgggaaatatatttcacttttttggaaaaatatgatttatacccataaatttttaaaactattaaaactaaccataagtttgtattacaagtcaattgaatcttcgttgcaacaataacaaatagtgtccatgacactagagcaatgtggtagtttggagtgagtgcaacaagcatcattccatacatcgtgaagtagacaaaaCATATGACTTTATTACCCTGAGCCGAttgttcatcaacaaccatatcatcattTAATATTCactaaatatttcatcactactttggtgttcacgtaaaaaattatgtaatacaacacaaacaattactatagagggtgtttttgtaaaagataaaagtttggtgtaaatttcaattttcaaaagatcccaaataataagatttggcccaaatactagaaaaaactagtatttggaaatttgggatatttgccaaataatgacaaattgtatggacaaacactatttgccaaatttttccccaaatattatttgggaaatctatggccaaacagGACCTAAGGATTTACTAGGCAAAATCTAAAAGAGGGAAATATGACAATATGGTATAGAATGTGTACttctttctaataaataaaagattgtACAAAAACTTTCTCTTGTCAAATTGGTTTAATATCGTGTCGAATGTTCAAAACCcataaaaaattagaatttatgatcattttctgcttcaataataataataataataataataatacttttaggggtcatttggtagaaagtattaggagaaataatccatgtattatgtatggtattatatagtactatgtttggtaaGAATTAAGGCCTATGTAtgactaatccatggattagttatacacgGTATTAGAGGATGTATTACTAATCTCTTCTatttggaggtattagtaatacatatgATTTAATACCCTGGGATAGgtctatgtaaagacaaaaatagccctcaaatcattttaatcatttttttttattttcttgattttatgttttatatttatattagtaaattaatttaaataaattagcatATAAATtattagagagagttgtttgttactaaataaattcaatacaattttttaaatgtgaatttaacatttactaattaaaagggaaaatgcataagtaccccccctcccccccgcCCCCGCCTCCCCCAatctatgcccgaaatcccagagacacactgATACTATACTAATGCCCTAttaccccctcccccccccccNNNNNNNNNNNNNNNNNNNNNNNNNNNNNNNNNNNNNNNNNNNNNNNNNNNNNNNNNNNNNNNNNNNNNNNNNNNNNNNNNNNNNNNNNNNNNNNNGGGGGGGGGGGGAGTAATatgaccttagtatagtataagtgtgtctctgagatttcggacATTTCCCTAATTAAAAAGgcaaatatatcaccacatgaTGTTTCTTAATtgaatgtataatatatatatatatatgtgtgtgtgtgtgtgtgtgtgtgtggttttctaattatttgtattttgaacaatttataaaattgaatacatattaaaactataacttgcaatttttatgtgtaaatgtagatggTTTACTCAATTTTACTAAGTATTGTTTACCGTattatcaattttaaaagtagatggtttatctttttttaaattgaaaaatgtcattttgtgagtgctaaatttattaaaatgacaattatttatcctcaaataattcaagtgaaaaaataataatcatgacaacaaaattgttcttcacctagctagttagaaggtcataaaaaaaataatattgtccgacaattatctaccttgacacaattacataataatacaaaggtataattgaaaataaattttttatagagttttaatccaaacacaagatgaagtaggaaacaatgaaccaaacacttgataaaaataaatcctAAATTACTAATCTCTGCACTACTAATTTCTACATTACTAATCCCTACGTTATTAATCTTTGTATCAAACCTCCCTTTAGTTGATAGATAAAACACACTCCCTCTGTATCTCTCTTCCTTTGTTGTCATTAGTCAAGAGTGAACCGTGTATTCACACTTCATTTTGAACTTGGATCTTGACTTGCACATATTTTAATTGGATCAAGTCaactttcatttttaatattgatttatcacgcaaaagaaaattcaaaacaaaacaaGGTATAATATCACAAATGATCATTCAACTATGAATTTTTCTATCAGAACGTCactcaattttgatttttaatttaaaagtcaCCCAGTTATGAATTTTTCTCTAGAAAGTCATTCTAACTTTGATTTTATCCCAAAATCATTCAACTATGAAAGCGATTTTTGGGTTAAACATCAAAGTTAAGTGACTTGAGAAAAACCGTATAGTTAAGTGAAAGAGTTCATGGTTAAGTCACCATCCGTGAAAATTCTAGGTATTTTCGAGCAATAATTGTCTCTTCGCCCCTGTTGTTTCGCGGAAATGTTGTACTAACAGAAAAGGACATTTTCAGTCAAATCTATAGTTGTTACATTTATtgcttctctttctttctttttttttttctaattatttctcTGTCCATAAAAATTAAGATAAGGATTAGTTCAAAGCATCTTGAATAGTATATCATTTAAACAAGTCTAAAATTTGAAGGAAGACTTTTCCAACTGTGACTGAATCTAGTAAGTAGAAAAAATATCAGCAACTACAAAATTAACCAATTCTGTTTGTAAAAAAAAGTATCTAATAGAGGAAAATGGATACTGAGAAGAGACTCTATGAAGCTGCAGTTAAAGGAGATGTTAGAGTTTTACAAGAATTACTTCAACAAGATGCTTTAATTCTTGATAGACTTACCTTAACTTGCTTCAATGAAACACCTTTGCACATAGCAGCACTGCGTGGTCATATCGAGTTTGTGAGGTTAATTCTGGCTCAAAATCCTCAGCTTGCTGCTGAATTGGATTGGCGAAAGTCATCTGCTCTTCACATAGCTTCAGCTAAAGGTCACTTGCATATCGTCAAGATGTTGTTGTTGGTAAATCCTGAATTGTGCCTGGTTTGTGATCGTGATGGTGGAAATCCTCTCCATCTTGCAGCTATCAAAGGTCGAGTTGAAGTCATCAAAGAACTTATACATGTCAGGCCTCGTGCAGCTCTAGGAACGATGATCAATGGANNNNNNNNNNNNNNNNNNNNNNNNNNNNNNNNNNNNNNNNNNNNNNNNNNNNNNNNNNNNNNNNNNNNNNNNNNNNNNNNNNNNNNNNNNNNNNNNNNNNNNNNNNNNNNNNNNNNNNNNNNNNNNNNNNNNNNNNNNNNNNNNNNNNNNNNNNNNNNNNNNNNNNNNNNNNNNNNNNNNNNNNNNNNNNNNNNNNNNNNNNNNNNNNNNNNNNNNNNNNNNNNNNNNNNNNNNNNNNNNNNNNNNNNNNNNNNNNNNNNNNNNNNNNNNNNNNNNNNNNNNNNNNNNNNNNNNNNNNNNNNNNNNNNNNNNNNNNNNNNNNNNNNNNNNNNNNNNNNNNNNNNNNNNNNNNNNNNNNNNNNNNNNNNNNNNNNNNNNNNNNNNNNNNNNNNNNNNNNNNNNNNNNNNNNNNNNNNNNNNNNNNNNNNNNNNNNNNNNNNNNNNNNNNNNNNNNNNNNNNNNNNNNNNNNNNNNNNNNNNNNNNNNNNNNNNNNNNNNNNNNNNNNNNNNNNNNNNNNNNNNNNNNNNNNNNNNNNNNNNNNNNNNNNNNNNNNNNNNNNNNNNNNNNNNNNNNNNNNNNNNNNNNNNNNNNNNNNNNNNNNNNNNNNNNNNNNNNNNNNNNNNNNNNNNNNNNNNNNNNNNNNNNNNNNNNNNNNNNNNNNNNNNNNNNNNNNNNNNNNNNNNNNNNNNNNNNNNNNNNNNNNNNNNNNNNNNNNNNNNNNNNNNNNNNNNNNNNNNNNNNNNNNNNNNNNNNNNNNNNNNNNNNNNNNNNNNNNNNNNNNNNNNNNNNNNNNNNNNNNNNNNNNNNNNNNNNNNNNNNNNNNNNNNNNNNNNNNNNNNNNNNNNNNNNNNNNNNNNNNNNNNNNNNNNNNNNNNNNNNNNNNNNNNNNNNNNNNNNNNNNNNNNNNNNNNNNNNNNNNNNNNNNNNNNNNNNNNNNNNNNNNNNNNNNNNNNNNNNNNNNNNNNNNNNNNNNNNNNNNNNNNNNNNNNNNNNNNNNNNNNNNNNNNNNNNNNNNNNNNNNNNNNNNNNNNNNNNNNNNNNNNNNNNNNNNNNNNNNNNNNNNNNNNNNNNNNNNNNNNNNNNNNNNNNNNNNNNNNNNNNNNNNNNNNNNNNNNNNNNNNNNNNNNNNNNNNNNNNNNNNNNNNNNNNNNNNNNNNNNNNNNNNNNNNNNNNNNNNNNNNNNNNNNNNNNNNNNNNNNNNNNNNNNNNNNNNNNNNNNNNNNNNNNNNNNNNNNNNNNNNNNNNNNNNNNNNNNNNNNNNNNNNNNNNNNNNNNNNNNNNNNNNNNNNNNNNNNNNNNNNNNNNNNNNNNNNNNNNNNNNNNNNNNNNNNNNNNNNNNNNNNNNNNNNNNNNNNNNNNNNNNNNNNNNNNNNNNNNNNNNNNNNNNNNNNNNNNNNNNNNNNNNNNNNNNNNNNNNNNNNNNNNNNNNNNNNNNNNNNNNNNNNNNNNNNNNNNNNNNNNNNNNNNNNNNNNNNNNNNNNNNNNNNNNNNNNNNNNNNNNNNNNNNNNNNNNNNNNNNNNNNNNNNNNNNNNNNNNNNNNNNNNNNNNNNNNNNNNNNNNNNNNNNNNNNNNNNNNNNNNNNNNNNNNNNNNNNNNNNNNNNNNNNNNNNNNNNNNNNNNNNNNNNNNNNNNNNNNNNNNNNNNNNNNNNNNNNNNNNNNNNNNNNNNNNNNNNNNNNNNNNNNNNNNNNNNNNNNNNNNNNNNNNNNNNNNNNNNNNNNNNNNNNNNNNNNNNNNNNNNNNNNNNNNNNNNNNNNNNNNNNNNNNNNNNNNNNNNNNNNNNNNNNNNNNNNNNNNNNNNNNNNNNNNNNNNNNNNNNNNNNNNNNNNNNNNNNNNNNNNNNNNNNNNNNNNNNNNNNNNNNNNNNNNNNNNNNNNNNNNNNNNNNNNNNNNNNNNNNNNNNNNNNNNNNNNNNNNNNNNNNNNNNNNNNNNNNNNNNNNNNNNNNNNNNNNNNNNNNNNNNNNNNNNNNNNNNNNNNNNNNNNNNNNNNNNNNNNNNNNNNNNNNNNNNNNNNNNNNNNNNNNNNNNNNNNNNNNNNNNNNNNNNNNNNNNNNNNNNNNNNNNNNNNNNNNNNNNNNNNNNNNNNNNNNNNNNNNNNNNNNNNNNNNNNNNNNNNNNNNNNNNNNNNNNNNNNNNNNNNNNNNNNNNNNNNNNNNNNNNNNNNNNNNNNNNNNNNNNNNNNNNNNNNNNNNNNNNNNNNNNNNNNNNNNNNNNNNNNNNNNNNNNNNNNNNNNNNNNNNNNNNNNNNNNNNNNNNNNNNNNNNNNNNNNNNNNNNNNNNNNNNNNNNNNNNNNNNNNNNNNNNNNNNNNNNNNNNNNNNNNNNNNNNNNNNNNNNNNNNNNNNNNNNNNNNNNNNNNNNNNNNNNNNNNNNNNNNNNNNNNNNNNNNNNNNNNNNNNNNNNNNNNNNNNNNNNNNNNNNNNNNNNNNNNNNNNNNNNNNNNNNNNNNNNNNNNNNNNNNNNNNNNNNNNNNNNNNNNNNNNNNNNNNNNNNNNNNNNNNNNNNNNNNNNNNNNNNNNNNNNNNNNNNNNNNNNNNNNNNNNNNNNNNNNNNNNNNNNNNNNNNNNNNNNNNNNNNNNNNNNNNNNNNNNNNNNNNNNNNNNNNNNNNNNNNNNNNNNNNNNNNNNNNNNNNNNNNNNNNNNNNNNNNNNNNNNNNNNNNNNNNNNNNNNNNNNNNNNNNNNNNNNNNNNNNNNNNNNNNNNNNNNNNNNNNNNNNNNNNNNNNNNNNNNNNNNNNNNNNNNNNNNNNNNNNNNNNNNNNNNNNNNNNNNNNNNNNNNNNNNNNNNNNNNNNNNNNNNNNNNNNNNNNNNNNNNNNNNNNNNNNNNNNNNNNNNNNNNNNNNNNNNNNNNNNNNNNNNNNNNNNNNNNNNNNNNNNNNNNNNNNNNNNNNNNNNNNNNNNNNNNNNNNNNNNNNNNNNNNNNNNNNNNNNNNNNNNNNNNNNNNNNNNNNNNNNNNNNNNNNNNNNNNNNNNNNNNNNNNNNNNNNNNNNNNNNNNNNNNNNNNNNNNNNNNNNNNNNNNNNNNNNNNNNNNNNNNNNNNNNNNNNNNNNNNNNNNNNNNNNNNNNNNNNNNNNNNNNNNNNNNNNNNNNNNNNNNNNNNNNNNNNNNNNNNNNNNNNNNNNNNNNNNNNNNNNNNNNNNNNNNNNNNNNNNNNNNNNNNNNNNNNNNNNNNNNNNNNNNNNNNNNNNNNNNNNNNNNNNNNNNNNNNNNNNNNNNNNNNNNNNNNNNNNNNNNNNNNNNNNNNNNNNNNNNNNNNNNNNNNNNNNNNNNNNNNNNNNNNNNNNNNNNNNNNNNNNNNNNNNNNNNNNNNNNNNNNNNNNNNNNNNNNNNNNNNNNNNNNNNNNNNNNNNNNNNNNNNNNNNNNNNNNNNNNNNNNNNNNNNNNNNNNNNNNNNNNNNNNNNNNNNNNNNNNNNNNNNNNNNNNNNNNNNNNNNNNNNNNNNNNNNNNNNNNNNNNNNNNNNNNNNNNNNNNNNNNNNNNNNNNNNNNNNNNNNNNNNNNNNNNNNNNNNNNNNNNNNNNNNNNNNNNNNNNNNNNNNNNNNNNNNNNNNNNNNNNNNNNNNNNNNNNNNNNNNNNNNNNNNNNNNNNNNNNNNNNNNNNNNNNNNNNNNNNNNNNNNNNNNNNNNNNNNNNNNNNNNNNNNNNNNNNNNNNNNNNNNNNNNNNNNNNNNNNNNNNNNNNNNNNNNNNNNNNNNNNNNNNNNNNNNNNNNNNNNNNNNNNNNNNNNNNNNNNNNNNNNNNNNNNNNNNNNNNNNNNNNNNNNNNNNNNNNNNNNNNNNNNNNNNNNNNNNNNNNNNNNNNNNNNNNNNNNNNNNNNNNNNNNNNNNNNNNNNNNNNNNNNNNNNNNNNNNNNNNNNNNNNNNNNNNNNNNNNNNNNNNNNNNNNNNNNNNNNNNNNNNNNNNNNNNNNNNNNNNNNNNNNNNNNNNNNNNNNNNNNNNNNNNNNNNNNNNNNNNNNNNNNNNNNNNNNNNNNNNNNNNNNNNNNNNNNNNNNNNNNNNNNNNNNNNNNNNNNNNNNNNNNNNNNNNNNNNNNNNNNNNNNNNNNNNNNNNNNNNNNNNNNNNNNNNNNNNNNNNNNNNNNNNNNNNNNNNNNNNNNNNNNNNNNNNNNNNNNNNNNNNNNNNNNNNNNNNNNNNNNNNNNNNNNNNNNNNNNNNNNNNNNNNNNNNNNNNNNNNNNNNNNNNNNNNNNNNNNNNNNNNNNNNNNNNNNNNNNNNNNNNNNNNNNNNNNNNNNNNNNNNNNNNNNNNNNNNNNNNNNNNNNNNNNNNNNNNNNNNNNNNNNNNNNNNNNNNNNNNNNNNNNNNNNNNNNNNNNNNNNNNNNNNNNNNNNNNNNNNNNNNNNNNNNNNNNNNNNNNNNNNNNNNNNNNNNNNNNNNNNNNNNNNNNNNNNNNNNNNNNNNNNNNNNNNNNNNNNNNNNNNNNNNNNNNNNNNNNNNNNNNNNNNNNNNNNNNNNNNNNNNNNNNNNNNNNNNNNNNNNNNNNNNNNNNNNNNNNNNNNNNNNNNNNNNNNNNNNNNNNNNNNNNNNNNNNNNNNNNNNNNNNNNNNNNNNNNNNNNNNNNNNNNNNNNNNNNNNNNNNNNNNNNNNNNNNNNNNNNNNNNNNNNNNNNNNNNNNNNNNNNNNNNNNNNNNNNNNNNNNNNNNNNNNNNNNNNNNNNNNNNNNNNNNNNNNNNNNNNNNNNNNNNNNNNNNNNNNNNNNNNNNNNNNNNNNNNNNNNNNNNNNNNNNNNNNNNNNNNNNNNNNNNNNNNNNNNNNNNNNNNNNNNNNNNNNNNNNNNNNNNNNNNNNNNNNNNNNNNNNNNNNNNNNNNNNNNNNNNNNNNNNNNNNNNNNNNNNNNNNNNNNNNNNNNNNNNNNNNNNNNNNNNNNNNNNNNNNNNNNNNNNNNNNNNNNNNNNNNNNNNNNNNNNNNNNNNNNNNNNNNNNNNNNNNNNNNNNNNNNNNNNNNNNNNNNNNNNNNNNNNNNNNNNNNNNNNNNNNNNNNNNNNNNNNNNNNNNNNNNNN
This genomic stretch from Solanum stenotomum isolate F172 chromosome 10, ASM1918654v1, whole genome shotgun sequence harbors:
- the LOC125842937 gene encoding ankyrin repeat-containing protein ITN1-like, giving the protein MDTEKRLYEAAVKGDVRVLQELLQQDALILDRLTLTCFNETPLHIAALRGHIEFVRLILAQNPQLAAELDWRKSSALHIASAKGHLHIVKMLLLVNPELCLVCDRDGGNPLHLAAIKGRVEVIKELIHMVRMRCAVARGDVHEPAYRAPTGGNEIEIDLEVRDELQHHLKLVGLGPAQQSPKPAKARGLQINSQCTAPSNTWRHAEGPHVSPRLLTRIKRFN